A single region of the Manihot esculenta cultivar AM560-2 chromosome 12, M.esculenta_v8, whole genome shotgun sequence genome encodes:
- the LOC110627256 gene encoding prohibitin-1, mitochondrial, whose product MNFNNVKVPKVPGGGAASTLLKLGVIGGIGMYAAANSLYNVEGGHRAIVFNRIVGVKDKVYPEGTHLIIPWFERPVIYDVRTRPHLVESTSGSRDLQMVKIGLRVLTRPVAAQLPTIYRTLGENYNERVLPSIVHETLKTVVAQYNASQLITQREAVSREIRKILTERAAHFNIALDDVSITSLTFGKEFTAAIEAKQVAAQEAERAKFIVEKAEQDKKSAIIRAEGEATSAQLIGQAMANNPAFITLRKIEAARDVAQTISNSANKVFLNSEDLLLNLQKMELEVHGKK is encoded by the exons ATGAATTTCAACAATGTCAAAGTTCCTAAGGTGCCAGGTGGTGGTGCAGCATCCACTTTGCTTAAGCTTGGTGTTATTGGTGGTATTGGCATGTATGCAGCTGCTAACAGTCTCTACAATGTTGAGGGTGGGCATCGGGCCATTGTGTTCAACCGTATTGTTGGAGTCAAAGACAAG GTTTACCCAGAAGGAACACACCTTATCATTCCATGGTTTGAACGCCCAGTCATTTATGATGTCCGGACGCGACCCCATCTGGTAGAGAGTACTTCAGGGAGTCGTGATCTCCAAATG GTTAAGATTGGGCTTCGAGTTCTTACTCGTCCTGTGGCAGCGCAATTGCCTACAATTTATCGAACACTTGGTGAAAACTATAATGAAAGAGTTCTGCCTTCTATCGTTCATGAAACGTTGAAAACTGTGGTTGCACAGTATAATGCCAGCCAGCTTATTACTCAGAGAGAG GCTGTTAGCAGAGAAATACGGAAGATTTTGACAGAAAGAGCAGCCCACTTTAACATTGCTCTAGATGATGTATCCATTACAAGCCTGACTTTTGGGAAAGAATTTACTGCTGCAATTGAAGCGAAACAGGTGGCTGCACAAGAAGCTGAGAGGGCTAAATTTATCGTGGAAAAAGCTGAACAAGACAAGAAAAGTGCTATTATTAGAGCAGAG GGAGAGGCCACGAGTGCCCAGCTGATAGGTCAGGCTATGGCAAACAATCCTGCATTTATCACACTTAGGAAGATAGAAGCGGCAAGAGATGTTGCTCAGACGATCTCAAATTCAGCCAACAAGGTTTTCCTGAATTCAGAAGATCTGCTACTGAATCTTCAAAAGATGGAGTTGGAGGTTCATGGGAAGAAATAG
- the LOC110627546 gene encoding uncharacterized protein LOC110627546 codes for MSPPAQPSTSLNGDHRPLRPPQSSNTHHHHPYYPTSSSSKSASLKGCCCCCCLFLLFSFLALLVLAIFLIIILTVKPKKPEFDLQQVGVQYMGIPASNLNSLDPTIGTTTMTTGATTASLSLTIHMLFTAVNPNKVGIKYSESKFTVMYHGIPLGKASVPGFYQEAHSERQVEATISVDRYSLIQANAVDLIRDASLNDRVEPRVLGEVGAKIRVVDFDSPGVQVSH; via the coding sequence ATGTCGCCACCTGCACAACCGAGCACTAGCCTGAATGGTGACCACAGACCATTACGCCCACCGCAGAGTTCAAACACCCACCACCACCATCCTTACTACCCAACGTCGTCGTCTTCCAAGTCAGCCTCCTTGAAAGGTTGTTGCTGCTGCTGTTGTCTCTTCCTTCTCTTCTCCTTCCTTGCTCTCCTTGTTCTCGCTATCTTTCTTATCATTATTCTCACCGTCAAGCCTAAGAAACCTGAGTTCGATCTCCAACAAGTCGGGGTCCAGTACATGGGCATCCCCGCTTCTAATCTCAATTCACTTGACCCGACCATCGGCACAACCACCATGACCACTGGCGCCACCACCGCTTCACTCTCTTTAACTATCCACATGCTATTCACTGCCGTTAATCCCAACAAGGTAGGGATCAAGTACAGCGAGTCTAAATTCACTGTCATGTATCATGGGATTCCTTTGGGGAAGGCTTCGGTTCCTGGGTTTTATCAGGAGGCTCATAGCGAGCGGCAGGTGGAAGCCACCATCTCCGTTGATCGCTATAGCTTGATCCAGGCCAATGCTGTTGATTTAATCAGGGATGCTTCGCTGAATGATAGAGTGGAGCCTCGGGTTCTGGGTGAAGTTGGTGCTAAGATCCGTGTTGTAGACTTCGACTCACCTGGAGTCCAGGTCAGCCATTAG